From the genome of Polypterus senegalus isolate Bchr_013 chromosome 8, ASM1683550v1, whole genome shotgun sequence:
GAGGCTCCATGAACTTGAGAAGATGGGGAAGACTCATGCAGAGCTAATAGAGGAGCGCACAAAAGAGAAATGTGAGCGAATCTGGACTGAACAGCTCTTTAGGAGGAGTCCTGGAAGTGAGATTACTCCCCGTACTGTAGTGGTCAGTGGGGTGGCTGGAATTGGGAAGACCACCATGGTCCAGAAGATCATGTTTGACTGGGCCAGAGGCACTCAGTACCAGAggtttgcttttgtgtttctttttaaatttagggAACTCAACCTACTAGACACAGAGTCAGAACCACAGATGCCTCTGACCAGGCTGATTGCAAGGCACTATAAATATCTGAATGACCCAAGACTGACAGAAATCCTGCAGAAACCTGAATCTCTCCTCTTTATATTTGATGGACTGGATGAGTACAAACACAAACTGGACTTTACACACAGGAAGCTCCCTTCAAACCCAAATGACTATTTCCCTGTCCATATCTTGGTCTCCAGCCTGGTCAGAAGGACATTACTGAAAGGCTGTACAGTCCTGATAACAACCAGACCAACAGCTCTGGAGGCCCTGGACATGGAGAGAGTTGATCAATTTGCAGAGATCCTGGGGTTCTTCCCTGAACAAAGGCTGATATACTTTAAGAAATTCTTTGGTGATGCTGATTTGGGTGCTGAGGCTTTTCAGTATGTGGAGGAGAATGCCATCCTGTACACCATGTGCTTCAACCCCTCGTACTGCTGGATTATCTGCTCTGTGCTGAAAAGTCACTTCATGACACCTGAAGAAGAGCGAGGAGCTGCCCCCAGAACTGTCACCGAGCTCTTTGTGATGTTCCTTCACAACATCCTCACCAATCATAAGCGAGAAGCCAAGAACCAGCGAGAGATTCTGATCAAACTAGGAAATATGGCTTATTATGGGGTGGTGAATAGGACTCTTGTGTTTTATGAGAAGATGGAGATGTCCTCCTTTGCTCTCCAGCCAGTTATGCTGTCTCCATTCCTCTCAGGGATCCTCAAAGAAATCCTTCAGAGAGAAAGCACTCTGGAGCACACGACATACACATTCTATCACCTCACCCTGCAGGAGTTCATGGCCGCCTGCTCCTTTTACCTCGATCCATCAGGGGGCATCGAGGAGCTGCTTGTGAAGCTGGAGTCATGTGAAGATGGCCGGTTTGAGATTCTCACTCGATTTCTGGCAGGACTGGCCAGACCTTCTGTTTTTAAAACACTGGGGGGAGTCCTGGGGGAGTTTGAGAGGAAGACAGCAAAGCAGATActggagtgggtgaagaagaTAGCTGAAGAAGTGCTACGCGGACAAAATAAACGTGAAGCTCTACGAGTGTGTCAGTGGCTCTATGAGACTCAGAATAAGAGATTAATAGGAGACGCTATTGGGAAAGATTTAAAGATGGACTTTAGTATGATGAGTTTATCTCCTCtggactgtgttgtgctgggctctgtcatcagctgctgtggaaaacTTGAGGAGCTCAACCTGTCCAGGACACAGCTCACTTCAGAGTGCATCATGAGACTGACGCCGGGGCTCATTTGCTGCAGACAGGTCAAGTGAGTAATAAAACCTTCATGAGTTTAGTTTGATTGTTTGTAAACTCAGATGAGTTTTATTCAAGTCCTTACGTTCAAAGTGTATGATCTCATTAGATCTTCAGACCCCATCTTCCACtctagaggaagtgatgtcacagcTGTTATGTGTCACATGGATGTGTCACTCTGCTATCAGCTGTTCCTCACATCAGTGGCACAGTTACACTCTGCTCAGTCTGAGCCCAGGGTCTGTCTGAGTTGTAGTACTGCAGTAACTGCTTGATCATTCCTTAAAATTTAGAAATGTGTATCTCCATTCAGAAAGATTGAAGCAAACTTTGTTTAATTATTGTTAAGAGTGATCATAGTAGTCATTGTCAGGTTCAAGTTGTGACCATGAGGAAGGTGACCTTTATGCTGACTTAGATGGCACTTTGTGTGATCTCCTTGAGCAGAGAGGATTTAATAAAGAATTAAATTGTTCTGCCGAGTGGTCAGCACTGCTGCTATCCACAATGAGATCAGAAGATACGTTTAGTGATAAAGTGGACACTGGTCAGGGTCATGGTGGAGTgaatgatgttaaaaacaaagcaataagACAACAATAATACCTACATATGGTTAATACAGCTTAACTTTTAATCAGCCCTATAATCAGACCAATGAAAACACTTCAGCATCAGAGGCTGTTAAATAACAAAAGCATTCATTAAAACAACACAACATGATAAACATTTAGAGCCATTAACAACAACATAGTCAGTGATGCCTTCTTTAACAAATAAAATTCACAAACACCTCTTAAAGAAGCCATTAAAGGTGATAAACAGCTGAGTGACAGCCATGTCTGATAACAGCAGCACCTCTCAGTGAGGTCACAGAGCAGCCTCAGTACGTCACCTGTGTGTGTCCTTCAAATTGGACAGTCAGAgccaaatggccaaactattccaactaccatggctgcttcaGAATTGTTTTAAgatattgcaaatggaagaattagaagagagcgcatacttatagatgatgatgactggcttctaagtcaatttagatttccaagagctgtccTCTAGGGTCTCTGTGGTGTTAGAATATTAGGAGGGTAGCTGATATCATTTCTTTGATGGAATACAttaaattatgtacattttaGATTTTGTGAGTTTGAAAGCAGCTCCCccgcaaatttaccatttctgagtagtgagctactcttattgttaatattatacaataaaagcatacatttcatttatgtctgtaacagctggtgtacatttatagtacttgtaaaagttagggtttttttttttttcactcttattctctcagtcacaatcatgaTACAACATCCGCCCTGCTACACCAAATCCTACACGGTTACTTTTTATGTGAAACTGGGAAtagctgtagatgtgagtggtgttttgagacaatggaac
Proteins encoded in this window:
- the LOC120534775 gene encoding NACHT, LRR and PYD domains-containing protein 3-like, producing MSVDNLSKKFVKLISRKRRSDKDVADFSEPNLLLDIQASLQPSPIKAHIKGIYETHRDGVSKSTRILEDQASLGDPRMRAVSFETRYTELMVIKQYKRTYNERLHELEKMGKTHAELIEERTKEKCERIWTEQLFRRSPGSEITPRTVVVSGVAGIGKTTMVQKIMFDWARGTQYQRFAFVFLFKFRELNLLDTESEPQMPLTRLIARHYKYLNDPRLTEILQKPESLLFIFDGLDEYKHKLDFTHRKLPSNPNDYFPVHILVSSLVRRTLLKGCTVLITTRPTALEALDMERVDQFAEILGFFPEQRLIYFKKFFGDADLGAEAFQYVEENAILYTMCFNPSYCWIICSVLKSHFMTPEEERGAAPRTVTELFVMFLHNILTNHKREAKNQREILIKLGNMAYYGVVNRTLVFYEKMEMSSFALQPVMLSPFLSGILKEILQRESTLEHTTYTFYHLTLQEFMAACSFYLDPSGGIEELLVKLESCEDGRFEILTRFLAGLARPSVFKTLGGVLGEFERKTAKQILEWVKKIAEEVLRGQNKREALRVCQWLYETQNKRLIGDAIGKDLKMDFSMMSLSPLDCVVLGSVISCCGKLEELNLSRTQLTSECIMRLTPGLICCRQVNMTWCRLTSTCCSALCSALSAPYSRLTELNLSNNENLEDSGVDQLCVGLRSENCKLEKLRPKDSSPRT